Part of the Lycium ferocissimum isolate CSIRO_LF1 chromosome 6, AGI_CSIRO_Lferr_CH_V1, whole genome shotgun sequence genome, TTCAAATGACCATTGTGTATGGTCTTCTCAAACGAAGAATTATTTGCAGCAAACCTGATGAGATATGGATAAACTACTGCGGCATGCCAGTTTGTTTTGGCATCAAGGAGTTTGCCATAATCACCGGACTGAGGTGTCATGCTCCTTCTCAGCCTCTTCCTACAGTTACATTAAAGAAGGGAGCCAAGACACCCAAGTCATCCAAGGGAGCCAAGACACCCAAGTCATCCAAGGCAgccaagaaaggcaagaaaGGCAAAGCCAAGGTTGATGATGATTTGGATTTAGTGGATGTTTGTGGAAAGAGCTACAAAGCAGCGGATTTGCTAGCAGACTTGAAGTCAGAAACTATCTCAAGAAAGCACAAGGAGTCATTGTGCTTAGTTTGGTTTGTGAATTCTATTCTTTGGGCAAGGGATGTAAAGAATAATATAGAACTTGGTTTGATTAAACTCTCGGAGGATCATGAGGCATTCAATAACTATCCATGGGGTCATAAAAGTTTTAAGTTGACTGTTGAATATTTGTGCAAAGCTTTGAACCCTAATGTGAAGACTTCCAACATCTATGGCTTCCCTTGGGCCTTCATGgtaaactttctttcttcaatgttttatctttttaattattttccttcattGATTATTCGATTTTTGGTGGCATAATTTTTTCTAGGCTTGGGCATTTGAAGCCATTCCTCACCTACGAAGTCAAGTCAGGGACTATTCGGAAGAAGTTTGTTTTCCAAGGATCCTCAGATGGTTGACTACCAAAAACagcaacaaaaaaatgaatcttgATCCTTTTAACCCCCCTAAGGAAGCGATAAGTCGAATCGTTGGAAAATATCCCCGAATAGTTTTATAACAAGTAACTACTTGTTGCAACGAGATACATTTATCTGCTCGCAACAACCTTAAAATATGTTGGAAAAATCAAAACGATTCTTGAGGAAGTTGCAAAAAGAATCGTTTCGATATTTTCCAACGGATagtgaatatgttgcaacaactcctaAGATGTTGGAACAACTTACTCGATTGTTGCAACAGTTCATCTGTTGGAAAATATCACAATAGTTGCGAGAGGAAGCTGCAGCGGCTGTTTTGGTTTTTCCAACACGGCTAAAGAATATCTTTTGCAACAACCTAGGAGGTTGTTGAAACATATGTTGGGGTTGTTCAACAGATTACACACTTATTGGTTGAATATATCTGTTTGTTTGTTGTAGGTTGTGCACCCAAGGCTTATCCCGACAAAACGAGAGGTGCGGATGCCATGTCTTGTTAGTTTAGGGCATAGGGAATCTGTGCATGATGAATTGATTGATCAGATAAAAGAAGAATTGGCTGGAGCCACAACCATCATAAGGGCtggtgttgttgatggtggtggtggtggtgatggtgatggtgatgTTAATGCTGTTGGTGATGGTCTTTGGTCTTTGGTGATCtttgttgatatgaatattgttgttgatgttgcaagACAAGCAGTGGAAGGTCGTCTTGCTGATAAAAGAAGAGatgatgatggtggtggtgatggagTTGGTGGTGGAGTTGGTGGATATACTCCCCAAAGTGGTGGTGGTGGGCAGACCACAGATATCCCTTATAGGTTGGGTAGATATTCTTCAGTTGGTGCCGGTTCCTCCAAGGTGTATTCTTGTGCTTGTGAATGCAGTACTTGCAGGCTGAAAATGGAGGGTTTGATAAATAAGGTTGAAGAGTTGCTTCAGGCACAAAAAGAAACGAATTCGGCTATAAAGAGTTTGATGTCCAAGAGGGTGTCCACCATCCAAAAGCTAAGCTCACCCTACACTCCTATTGGGATTCGCAAGAGGGCAAAAACAATTTCCAAGGCACTTGCCGATTGTAGAGCAAGGAAAACAAGTACTCCACGAAGTCTATTGCTACTCCTCCCGCTGAAGTTGTGCCACAAGTGCCGAAAAAAGTTGATATTTTCAAGCGTGTAAAcccccaaaaaagaaagaaggttgaaACCTTGATCAAATCCAAAAAGGGTGGGAGAGCACTATACTCAATGCATGAATTTGGGGCAGAAGACTTCAAGGTTATGACAAACATGCACGAATGGTGGGAGGATTGGGTAAGTttcaacacttatatatatgtatatgattcaaGATATCTTGTTTGAACAAGTCATGTAATTCGatgaacttgttgcaacaagttaactagttgttacaacaagatactaacttgttgcaacttgttaagtagttgttccaacaagtgaATAACTTTGTTGAAGCAAGCTCactagttgttccaacaactctaaCTACCTGTTGCAAAGCAATTGGTCGactgttttgatatttttactGCAGTATGTAGATGAAATCTTATTGCTGATGCGTATGAGGCAGCTTAATTTCCCTGAGCACTATGATTCCTCTGATAGAATCATGGACCTCAACTTCTACCATCACTGTCGCAACAGGCACTTAGGGTTGTCCAATGAGTCTACAAATGTGGGTGCCGTGCCCTATGATCAAAGACTTGCTCTCTTTAGGTGGGACGATGATGGTCTCGCTTTTCCCAGAGGTGTTGTGCCCTACCCAGGTGGGCGCGAGTGGATTGGTGCCAAAAGGATCATAGCTGTCATGAATATTAATGACAACCATTTTGTCACTATTGAGATCATCATTGAGGAGGGTATCATAAATGTTTATGATTGCAACATCCCATGTAATGCAGACGATGATTTCTTCTGCCACATGCAACCGTTATTGGATCTTTTCCCCAAGTTGCTAAAGCAGAGTGGCATGTTCTCACACTTACCTGAAAAGTTGCTGAATGAATCATGGAAATTTAATCGGAAGAAGAATATCCCCTGCAATCAGACCAATGAGGCATGTGCTTCCTGGTCACTTGCTTTTGTTGACGCTTGGCTTACCCGCACGAATATGACCAAGCCCGATACCTTATTGACTGAAAATATTGTGGAGAGGATACAATGGAGGTGGGCTTGTGGAATTATTGATAAGGTGTTGGAGCCCTAATGTGGGGACAAACAATTTCTCTTAAACTATGTTTGCATTAAACAATTTCTCTCATATTTTGATTGCATTTGAATTATGGTGGATGAACACATTA contains:
- the LOC132061415 gene encoding uncharacterized protein LOC132061415, producing the protein MVHKSIESVFAYILCADKMSSRKRKGEKSSTVSKRYKGASLDDLAEQANILSEQTAEQETSQVGVSGQEKEEEEEEEEEEEEEEEEEEEEEEEEEHDVNNDDNEEDKTASFERSAIGAVDSSIGTDIDRPSTDEVVKTFSIEKFRVQMPMDKLGDLNGDLVVKSVMGKPFDYFRKILQEEDLEDFFRATCFGMYLDLPEDNNARFQMTIVYGLLKRRIICSKPDEIWINYCGMPVCFGIKEFAIITGLRCHAPSQPLPTVTLKKGAKTPKSSKGAKTPKSSKAAKKGKKGKAKVDDDLDLVDVCGKSYKAADLLADLKSETISRKHKESLCLVWFVNSILWARDVKNNIELGLIKLSEDHEAFNNYPWGHKSFKLTVEYLCKALNPNVKTSNIYGFPWAFMAWAFEAIPHLRSQVRDYSEEVCFPRILRWLTTKNSNKKMNLDPFNPPKEAISRIVVHPRLIPTKREVRMPCLVSLGHRESVHDELIDQIKEELAGATTIIRAGVVDGGGGGDGDGDVNAVGDGLWSLVIFVDMNIVVDVARQAVEGRLADKRRDDDGGGDGVGGGVGGYTPQSGGGGQTTDIPYRLGRYSSVGAGSSKVYSCACECSTCRLKMEGLINKVEELLQAQKETNSAIKSLMSKRSKENKYSTKSIATPPAEVVPQVPKKVDIFKRVNPQKRKKVETLIKSKKGGRALYSMHEFGAEDFKVMTNMHEWWEDWYVDEILLLMRMRQLNFPEHYDSSDRIMDLNFYHHCRNRHLGLSNESTNVGAVPYDQRLALFRWDDDGLAFPRGVVPYPGGREWIGAKRIIAVMNINDNHFVTIEIIIEEGIINVYDCNIPCNADDDFFCHMQPLLDLFPKLLKQSGMFSHLPEKLLNESWKFNRKKNIPCNQTNEACASWSLAFVDAWLTRTNMTKPDTLLTENIVERIQWRWACGIIDKESVGIYGSSVATIYLVVATSKESVGAYGSSVATTYFVAATIKESVGTYGSSVANNQLYEDVATTSD